From Rhizobium sp. NZLR1, a single genomic window includes:
- a CDS encoding nitrogen regulation protein NR(II), which translates to MTKDMTSPPDHAGGTVAMAVLNAIQNPVVMVDESGFVVFANWEAEAFFGASAPHLARYRISTFIPFGSPLLALIDQVRERKAPVNEYRVDLSSPRLGQDKLVDLYVAPVLSEPGAVVIVFQERSMADKIDRQLTHRAAARSVTGLASMLAHEIKNPLSGIRGAAQLLEQSAVDEDRALTRLICDETDRIVSLVDRMEVFSDERPVDRMPVNIHSVLDHVKAVAKAGFARNIRVTESYDPSLPAVYANRDQLVQVFLNLVKNAAEAVGDRPEGEIMLTTAYRPGIRLSVAGTREKISLPLEFCVHDNGPGVPADLLPHLFDPFITTKPNGSGLGLALVAKIIGNHGGIIECDSQNSRTTFRVLMPASKDASLEDASIASSTGPSR; encoded by the coding sequence ATGACGAAGGATATGACTTCTCCGCCCGATCACGCCGGCGGGACCGTCGCCATGGCCGTGCTCAACGCCATCCAGAACCCCGTCGTCATGGTCGACGAATCCGGTTTCGTCGTTTTCGCCAATTGGGAGGCGGAGGCCTTCTTCGGTGCCAGCGCCCCGCATCTGGCGCGTTACCGCATCTCGACCTTCATTCCCTTCGGCAGCCCGCTGCTTGCCCTGATTGACCAGGTGCGCGAGCGCAAGGCCCCGGTCAACGAATATCGCGTCGACCTGAGTTCGCCGCGCCTCGGCCAGGACAAGCTCGTCGATCTCTATGTCGCCCCGGTGCTCAGCGAACCCGGCGCCGTCGTCATCGTCTTTCAGGAACGCTCAATGGCCGACAAGATCGACCGGCAGCTGACGCATCGCGCCGCTGCTCGATCGGTGACCGGTCTCGCCTCGATGCTGGCGCATGAAATCAAGAATCCGCTCTCCGGCATTCGTGGTGCTGCCCAGCTGCTCGAACAGTCTGCGGTCGACGAAGACCGGGCGCTGACCCGGCTGATCTGCGACGAGACCGACCGCATCGTCTCGCTGGTCGATCGCATGGAAGTCTTTTCCGACGAACGCCCCGTCGACCGCATGCCGGTCAACATCCATTCCGTGCTCGATCATGTGAAGGCCGTTGCCAAGGCCGGTTTTGCCCGCAACATCCGCGTCACCGAGAGCTACGACCCGTCGCTGCCGGCGGTCTATGCCAATCGCGACCAGCTCGTCCAAGTCTTCCTCAATCTCGTCAAGAACGCCGCCGAAGCGGTCGGTGATCGGCCGGAAGGCGAGATCATGTTGACGACGGCCTATCGGCCCGGCATCCGTCTCTCGGTTGCCGGCACGCGCGAAAAGATCTCGCTGCCGCTGGAATTCTGCGTTCACGACAATGGCCCCGGCGTTCCTGCCGATCTGTTGCCGCATCTCTTCGATCCCTTCATCACCACCAAGCCGAACGGCAGCGGCCTCGGCTTAGCGCTCGTCGCCAAGATCATCGGCAATCATGGCGGCATCATCGAATGCGACAGCCAGAACAGCCGCACGACATTCCGCGTTCTCATGCCGGCGTCCAAGGACGCTTCGCTCGAGGACGCCTCTATAGCAAGCTCGACAGGACCTTCTCGATGA
- the ntrC gene encoding nitrogen regulation protein NR(I) gives MTATILVADDDAAIRTVLNQALSRAGYDVRITSNAATLWRWISAGEGDLVVTDVVMPDENAFDLLPRIKKARPDLPVLVMSAQNTFMTAIKASEKGAYDYLPKPFDLTELIGIIGRALSEPKRKPAKLEDDMQDGMPLVGRSAAMQEIYRVLARLMQTDLTLMITGESGTGKELVARALHDYGKRRNGPFVAINMAAIPRDLIESELFGHEKGAFTGAQTRSTGRFEQAEGGTLFLDEIGDMPMDAQTRLLRVLQQGEYTTVGGRTPIRTDVRIVAATNKDLKQAINQGLFREDLYYRLNVVPLRLPPLRDRAEDIPDLVRHFIQQAEKEGLGSKRFDQEALELMKAYAWPGNVRELENLIRRLVALYPQDVITREIIDAELRSDVPDSPIDKGPIRNGSMTIAQAVEENMRTYFSGFGENLPPPGLYDRVLTEMEYPLILAALTATRGNQIKAADLLGLNRNTLRKKIRELGVSVYRSSRTA, from the coding sequence ATGACAGCTACGATCCTCGTTGCAGATGATGATGCGGCCATCCGGACCGTGCTCAACCAGGCTTTGAGCCGCGCCGGCTATGACGTCCGCATCACCTCCAACGCCGCTACCCTCTGGCGCTGGATTTCGGCGGGTGAGGGCGATCTGGTCGTCACCGATGTGGTGATGCCGGACGAAAACGCCTTCGACCTGCTGCCGCGCATCAAGAAGGCGCGTCCCGACCTGCCCGTTCTTGTCATGAGCGCGCAGAACACCTTCATGACCGCCATCAAGGCCTCGGAAAAGGGCGCTTACGACTATCTGCCGAAGCCCTTCGATCTCACCGAGCTGATCGGCATCATCGGCCGTGCGCTCTCCGAGCCGAAGCGCAAGCCGGCCAAGCTCGAAGACGATATGCAGGACGGCATGCCGCTCGTCGGCCGTTCGGCGGCGATGCAGGAAATCTATCGCGTTCTCGCCCGCCTGATGCAGACGGACCTGACGCTGATGATCACCGGCGAATCCGGCACCGGCAAGGAGCTCGTCGCCCGCGCCCTGCATGACTACGGCAAGCGCCGCAACGGCCCGTTCGTGGCGATCAACATGGCGGCGATCCCGCGTGACCTGATCGAATCGGAACTGTTCGGCCATGAGAAGGGCGCCTTCACCGGTGCGCAGACCCGCTCGACCGGCCGCTTCGAGCAGGCCGAAGGTGGCACGCTCTTCCTCGACGAAATCGGTGACATGCCGATGGACGCCCAGACGCGGCTTCTGCGCGTGCTGCAGCAGGGCGAATACACCACCGTCGGCGGCCGCACGCCGATCCGCACCGACGTGCGCATCGTCGCCGCCACCAATAAGGACCTGAAGCAGGCGATTAATCAGGGCCTGTTCCGCGAGGACCTCTATTACCGCCTCAATGTCGTGCCGCTGCGCCTGCCGCCGCTGCGCGATCGCGCCGAGGACATTCCCGATCTCGTGCGCCATTTCATCCAGCAGGCCGAAAAGGAAGGTCTTGGCTCCAAGCGCTTCGATCAGGAAGCGCTGGAACTGATGAAGGCCTATGCCTGGCCGGGCAATGTCCGCGAACTGGAAAATCTCATCCGCCGTCTGGTGGCGCTCTATCCGCAGGATGTCATCACCCGCGAGATCATCGACGCCGAGTTGCGCTCCGATGTGCCCGACAGCCCGATCGACAAGGGTCCGATCCGCAACGGCTCGATGACGATCGCCCAGGCCGTCGAGGAGAACATGCGCACCTATTTCTCAGGCTTCGGTGAAAACCTGCCGCCGCCCGGCCTCTATGACCGCGTGCTGACGGAAATGGAATATCCGCTGATCCTCGCCGCGCTCACGGCAACGCGCGGCAACCAGATCAAAGCAGCCGATCTTCTCGGTCTCAACCGCAATACCTTGCGCAAGAAGATCAGGGAGCTGGGTGTCTCGGTCTACAGAAGTTCCCGCACCGCCTGA
- a CDS encoding TraR/DksA C4-type zinc finger protein, which yields MQKQSSSQTRQHIEKYKAILDQRRRELETRLQAIEHDFEEPRNPDDNDRATERNNDEVLEELGEAGQKELLAVQAALDRIEAGTFGTCVKCSMPVGEKRLGAVPHTPFCQSCAQSFEA from the coding sequence ATGCAGAAGCAGTCCTCCTCGCAAACGAGGCAGCATATCGAAAAGTACAAGGCGATCCTTGACCAACGCCGGCGCGAGCTGGAAACCCGCCTGCAAGCGATCGAGCATGATTTCGAAGAGCCTCGGAATCCTGACGATAATGATCGTGCCACAGAGCGAAATAACGATGAAGTCCTGGAAGAACTCGGCGAGGCTGGACAAAAGGAGCTCCTCGCCGTCCAAGCGGCGTTGGACCGGATTGAAGCCGGAACTTTTGGCACATGTGTGAAATGCAGCATGCCGGTCGGCGAGAAGAGGCTTGGCGCAGTCCCCCACACACCTTTCTGTCAGTCTTGCGCTCAGTCGTTTGAAGCCTGA
- a CDS encoding EF-hand domain-containing protein yields the protein MNPMCVVSSKDAPTRGGQHSKRRVRMSMFRLPTITLLALLGAVGAMGIASAQTKSPDPAQSEAKPEADGSEMMPGMMGRNMMPSGMSPGMRMMGPMSGHMVKIMFAIADSDGDGAISFEELTAIHKRVFDAVDASNDGKVTPEEMQAFMQDR from the coding sequence TTGAACCCTATGTGCGTCGTATCTTCAAAGGACGCTCCAACTCGTGGAGGACAACACTCAAAGAGGAGAGTCAGGATGTCCATGTTCAGACTGCCAACGATCACTCTGCTGGCCTTGCTCGGTGCCGTCGGTGCCATGGGCATCGCCTCCGCCCAGACGAAAAGTCCAGACCCGGCCCAGTCTGAGGCTAAACCCGAGGCGGACGGATCGGAAATGATGCCAGGCATGATGGGCCGCAACATGATGCCATCTGGCATGTCCCCAGGAATGCGCATGATGGGGCCAATGAGCGGTCATATGGTGAAGATCATGTTTGCCATCGCTGATAGTGATGGGGACGGCGCAATTTCTTTCGAAGAGTTGACCGCGATCCATAAACGCGTCTTCGACGCGGTTGACGCAAGCAATGACGGCAAGGTTACGCCTGAGGAAATGCAGGCGTTTATGCAGGACAGGTGA
- a CDS encoding FAD:protein FMN transferase, whose protein sequence is MPRTSTDMTRYAMNGPTMGTRWSALFHMPSHFDVAPARKAMADAVTEVDKQMSTWRPESDLNRLNAARPGGWIALPDRLLTVLGAGLAIGRTSGGAFDIGVGDATTAWGFGMLDASEDMIRTARLAKRSPAHDVLELDKSAGRARKHSEMCFDLNGIAKGYGADQLAKAAREHGIEAGLFAIDGELKALGTQPDGRGWTVAVETPNLEVRAVHSMLELDDAAVATSGDYRHWIDVGGHRLSHTMEPRLGFPLRDPPASATVIACDCMSADAWATAMMVLGQAHGLALAERLGLSVLFLRHDQPKGIGCGLFAR, encoded by the coding sequence ATGCCGAGGACATCTACTGACATGACGCGCTACGCGATGAACGGTCCGACCATGGGCACGCGCTGGTCCGCCCTCTTTCACATGCCATCGCATTTCGATGTCGCCCCCGCCCGCAAGGCGATGGCCGACGCCGTGACCGAAGTCGACAAACAAATGTCCACCTGGAGGCCTGAAAGCGATCTGAATCGCTTGAACGCCGCGCGACCCGGTGGATGGATTGCCCTGCCCGACCGGCTGCTTACCGTGCTGGGAGCGGGTCTTGCCATCGGCCGCACCTCGGGCGGCGCCTTCGATATCGGCGTGGGCGATGCCACCACCGCGTGGGGTTTCGGCATGTTGGACGCAAGCGAGGACATGATCAGGACCGCCCGTCTTGCGAAACGCAGCCCGGCCCATGATGTTCTCGAGCTGGACAAGTCCGCCGGACGCGCCCGCAAGCACTCCGAGATGTGCTTCGATCTCAATGGCATCGCCAAGGGTTATGGCGCCGATCAACTGGCGAAGGCTGCGCGCGAGCACGGAATCGAAGCCGGCCTCTTCGCCATCGACGGCGAACTGAAAGCACTCGGCACTCAGCCCGACGGTCGTGGCTGGACCGTCGCCGTCGAAACGCCAAATCTGGAAGTGCGTGCCGTGCATTCCATGCTCGAGCTGGATGATGCCGCCGTTGCGACGTCAGGCGACTATCGACACTGGATTGATGTCGGCGGCCATCGTCTCTCGCACACCATGGAGCCGCGCCTCGGCTTCCCGCTTAGAGATCCGCCCGCCTCGGCGACCGTGATCGCCTGCGATTGCATGAGCGCCGACGCCTGGGCGACGGCGATGATGGTTCTTGGCCAAGCACACGGTCTTGCGCTCGCGGAAAGGCTCGGTCTGTCTGTTCTCTTCCTCAGGCATGACCAGCCGAAAGGGATCGGATGCGGCCTGTTTGCGCGCTGA
- a CDS encoding PepSY domain-containing protein → MNRSLHRWFGLIATVLLTVVALSGAALSIFPAAEALTTPAAQHISVAELTARVQAAEPTVEQIRRAPSGRITAYYYEGDQPASSVIDPATGTPAGSADTSDLERWLTNLHRSLFLDDTGRFITAGGAAVMLALAISGLFLMARRAGGWLFVLKSVRGTGDGRLHAVVSRLALPGLFLSSLTALWMTAAVFGLLPESAGAPAFPADVSGKTGVALTSVALLQETPVNNLLSLTFPATGDATDVFTLKTAAGEAYIDQGNGALLAWSDAGWVDRVTLLITMLHTGCGLAWLGLVLGFSALAVPVLGWTGLLVWLKGRRAPRATSADAGEADTILLVGSESGTTQGFANTLQVALSAEGLCVHVGPMSDFEPARWPKARRVMLLAATYGDGAAPASAMGFIERFERTPAKPSLPLAVLGFGDRSFPAFCGFASEIATIAKDKGWASLIPFDTVDRQSPQDFARWGRLLAETLGLDFELTHQPTAPKTWRLPLISRRDYGAGVQATTAILRFALPNISLRQRLTGKGFPRFEAGDLIGIVPQGSDLPRFYSLASGTTDGFLEICVRKQVGWLCSTQLTALKPGDTVAAFVRPNPSFRPARGGKPVILIGAGAGIGPLAGFARRNRARRPMHLYFGTRHPASDALYAEELSYWKKDGRLTSVSTAFSRTASPAYVQDILRKDAERIGKLIAAGGQVLICGSRDMAAAVAAVLADILAAQGVNLALLKATGRYAEDIY, encoded by the coding sequence ATGAACCGCTCGCTTCACCGCTGGTTTGGGCTGATCGCCACGGTGCTTCTCACCGTCGTCGCGCTGAGCGGCGCTGCACTGTCGATCTTCCCCGCCGCTGAGGCGCTTACCACGCCTGCCGCGCAGCACATCAGCGTTGCCGAACTCACCGCGCGAGTCCAGGCGGCAGAACCTACGGTGGAACAGATCAGACGCGCGCCGTCCGGGCGGATCACCGCCTATTACTACGAAGGCGACCAACCCGCCTCCTCTGTCATCGACCCTGCCACTGGCACGCCGGCCGGCAGCGCCGACACCTCGGATCTGGAGCGCTGGTTGACCAATCTCCATCGCTCGCTTTTCCTCGACGATACTGGACGTTTCATAACTGCGGGCGGTGCAGCGGTTATGCTTGCCCTCGCAATTTCCGGGCTGTTCCTGATGGCACGGCGCGCCGGCGGCTGGCTTTTCGTCCTGAAATCCGTTCGCGGTACCGGCGACGGACGCTTACACGCCGTCGTCTCGCGCCTAGCTCTGCCGGGCCTCTTCCTCTCCTCGCTCACTGCGCTCTGGATGACGGCTGCTGTTTTCGGCCTGCTGCCGGAAAGCGCGGGTGCGCCGGCCTTCCCGGCCGACGTCAGCGGCAAGACCGGGGTAGCGCTCACGTCTGTCGCTCTGCTTCAAGAGACGCCGGTCAATAACCTGCTCTCGCTGACTTTCCCTGCTACGGGCGACGCAACGGACGTTTTCACACTCAAGACAGCAGCAGGAGAAGCTTACATCGATCAGGGCAACGGCGCGCTGCTGGCCTGGTCGGACGCCGGCTGGGTCGACAGGGTCACGCTCCTCATCACCATGCTGCACACGGGGTGCGGCTTGGCCTGGCTCGGGCTCGTCCTCGGGTTCTCTGCGCTTGCTGTACCTGTTCTCGGCTGGACAGGCCTGCTTGTCTGGCTCAAGGGGCGCCGCGCCCCAAGAGCAACCTCGGCAGACGCTGGCGAGGCCGATACGATCCTGCTCGTCGGCAGTGAGAGCGGCACGACCCAAGGCTTTGCCAATACGCTGCAGGTTGCTCTTTCCGCAGAGGGTCTTTGCGTCCACGTCGGCCCGATGTCCGATTTCGAACCGGCCCGTTGGCCGAAGGCGCGGCGTGTTATGCTGCTCGCCGCCACCTATGGTGACGGCGCAGCGCCCGCCTCCGCCATGGGCTTCATCGAACGTTTCGAGCGTACGCCCGCAAAGCCCAGCCTGCCGCTCGCCGTGCTCGGTTTCGGCGATCGCAGCTTCCCGGCCTTCTGCGGTTTCGCCTCCGAGATCGCGACGATCGCCAAGGACAAGGGCTGGGCCTCCCTCATACCCTTCGACACGGTAGACCGCCAATCGCCTCAGGATTTCGCCCGCTGGGGACGGCTCCTGGCTGAGACGCTTGGCCTCGATTTCGAGCTGACGCACCAACCAACCGCTCCAAAGACCTGGAGATTGCCGCTGATATCCCGCCGCGATTATGGCGCAGGCGTACAGGCGACCACCGCCATCCTGCGCTTTGCCCTGCCGAACATCTCGCTCCGGCAGCGTCTGACAGGCAAGGGTTTCCCGCGGTTCGAGGCCGGAGACCTGATCGGCATCGTGCCGCAAGGCTCGGATCTGCCGCGCTTCTACTCACTTGCTTCCGGTACCACGGATGGCTTTCTCGAAATCTGCGTCCGCAAGCAAGTGGGATGGCTTTGCTCGACCCAACTCACCGCATTGAAACCGGGGGATACTGTTGCGGCCTTCGTGCGCCCAAACCCCTCCTTCCGCCCGGCCCGGGGAGGCAAGCCGGTCATTCTCATCGGCGCCGGCGCCGGTATCGGTCCGCTTGCCGGCTTCGCGCGTCGAAACCGGGCACGCCGCCCCATGCACCTCTATTTCGGAACTCGCCATCCAGCCAGCGACGCGCTTTACGCCGAGGAGCTTTCCTACTGGAAAAAGGACGGCCGGCTGACCTCGGTATCGACCGCCTTTTCGCGAACTGCAAGCCCGGCCTATGTGCAGGATATTCTGCGTAAGGACGCCGAGCGCATCGGCAAGCTCATTGCCGCAGGCGGTCAGGTTCTCATCTGCGGGAGTCGGGACATGGCGGCGGCCGTTGCCGCCGTGCTTGCCGACATTCTCGCGGCACAGGGCGTCAACCTCGCGCTCCTGAAAGCCACTGGCCGCTATGCCGAGGACATCTACTGA
- a CDS encoding DUF2271 domain-containing protein has protein sequence MKSVIAMLAVTTALTVPGLAMAREVTFTTSMRNYGGDGAYLAYYVTDAQGKYVGSLWMAGGKSRYYEHLTGWSRATGGDTAEIKGITGASVGAGRSLKVTVDLADTLFDAGYQLHIDSAVEDMRDSPNEIVVPLASAGLGQMVKGMRYVAAFTYAR, from the coding sequence ATGAAATCCGTTATCGCCATGCTTGCAGTCACCACGGCTCTTACCGTTCCTGGCCTTGCCATGGCGCGTGAGGTGACCTTCACCACCAGCATGCGCAACTACGGCGGCGATGGTGCCTACCTTGCTTATTACGTCACCGATGCGCAGGGCAAATATGTCGGCAGCCTTTGGATGGCGGGCGGCAAGAGCAGGTATTACGAGCATCTCACCGGCTGGTCCCGCGCCACCGGTGGCGATACCGCCGAGATCAAAGGCATCACGGGTGCCAGTGTTGGTGCCGGCCGTTCACTCAAGGTCACGGTCGATCTTGCCGATACGCTGTTCGATGCCGGCTATCAGCTTCACATCGACTCCGCCGTGGAAGACATGCGCGACAGCCCAAACGAGATCGTGGTGCCGCTGGCATCGGCCGGCTTGGGGCAGATGGTGAAGGGCATGCGCTACGTCGCCGCCTTCACCTATGCGCGTTGA
- a CDS encoding PepSY domain-containing protein, whose amino-acid sequence MKNGTLPILALAVIAVTSAQARDDCDVPISNWKTHAAVRAMAGQRGWTLKRIKIDDGCYEIRGTDRDGRRFEAKIDPVTLEVIQLDRRREDR is encoded by the coding sequence ATGAAAAACGGCACCTTGCCCATCTTGGCGCTCGCCGTCATCGCCGTGACATCCGCTCAGGCAAGAGACGACTGCGACGTTCCGATCAGCAATTGGAAGACGCATGCGGCGGTTCGCGCCATGGCCGGGCAACGGGGTTGGACGTTGAAGCGCATCAAGATCGATGACGGTTGTTACGAAATCCGGGGCACCGACAGGGACGGCCGTCGCTTCGAAGCGAAAATCGATCCGGTGACGCTTGAAGTCATCCAACTCGATAGACGCCGCGAAGATCGCTGA
- a CDS encoding response regulator transcription factor: MRVLLIKDDTALGAAIRDQIAADGHSVDWVNRLDQAGDAIVAAAYDLVLLDLMLPDGLGIPFLKALRGRGDVTPVMILTALDQVSDRIAGLNAGADDYMVKPFDLAELSARIGSVARRYAGNPNPNITLGPLAIDLAARSITLNGKAVVLTAREWVLFEAFLQRPGQLLSKAQLEERLYSFDREIDSNAIEVHVSRLRKKLGTHVIETERGLGYRLGRP; this comes from the coding sequence ATGCGGGTTCTGCTGATCAAGGACGATACGGCGCTGGGCGCGGCCATTCGCGACCAGATCGCTGCCGACGGTCACTCCGTCGATTGGGTCAATCGCCTCGACCAGGCGGGCGATGCGATCGTTGCTGCTGCCTACGATCTGGTGCTGCTCGATCTGATGCTGCCCGATGGGCTTGGCATTCCCTTTCTGAAGGCGTTGCGTGGGCGCGGCGACGTGACGCCGGTCATGATCCTGACAGCGCTCGACCAGGTCTCTGACCGCATTGCCGGATTGAACGCTGGCGCCGATGATTACATGGTGAAGCCCTTTGATCTTGCTGAGCTTTCGGCGCGGATCGGGTCGGTGGCGCGCCGTTATGCCGGCAATCCCAATCCCAACATCACGCTTGGCCCGCTCGCCATCGATCTCGCCGCCAGAAGCATCACGCTGAATGGCAAGGCCGTGGTTCTAACGGCGCGAGAATGGGTCCTGTTTGAGGCCTTCCTGCAACGTCCGGGCCAGCTTCTTTCGAAGGCGCAGCTCGAAGAGCGGCTCTATTCCTTCGATAGGGAAATCGACAGCAACGCCATCGAGGTCCATGTCAGCCGGTTGCGCAAGAAGCTCGGTACTCATGTGATCGAGACCGAGCGCGGGCTCGGCTATCGTCTGGGACGGCCATGA
- a CDS encoding ATP-binding protein has protein sequence MRIGASLQTRLALALGLSVTLLWLVAAAVTAHRLGGQMEEVFDDGLKATAQRILPIARHDLREGHQGRDATDYDDNGEDDDGDGRIDREARYGEDVSFIVRDQNGQVLLGSKGADASSFPPSTKRGFLRTATHQLYYDTSFDGNLTIAVAEPLDHRTELSRKMLLGLVLPLIVVIPLSLLAIYLAVRRSLRPVRALRHELANRGAQDLSPVTDSGLPTELLPISAGVNQLLDRLTAAFHAERAFAANAAHELRTPVAGAIAQAQRIRSETKEKLTSQRATEIETTLKRLMRISEKLMQLARAEGGRLQSDQPSDLRTVLQMVLQDFARAGEGRVLLALPTAPVRSMLDPDAVGILCRNLIENALKHGAQDGKVEVSLQLGGLLSVANDGPILPPDAVDRLMRRFERGNVEIGGSGVGLAIVTAIADRIGADVTIVSPRPERNEGVQVEIKLPVWSPRLSV, from the coding sequence ATGAGGATCGGCGCTTCGCTCCAGACGCGCCTGGCGCTCGCCCTCGGGCTTTCAGTGACTCTGCTATGGCTTGTGGCGGCAGCGGTGACCGCGCACCGCCTTGGCGGGCAGATGGAAGAGGTGTTCGATGATGGCCTGAAGGCAACAGCGCAGCGCATTTTGCCGATTGCCCGGCACGACCTGCGAGAAGGCCATCAAGGCCGCGATGCGACCGATTACGACGACAATGGTGAGGACGACGACGGCGATGGACGCATCGACCGAGAGGCTCGCTACGGCGAAGATGTAAGCTTCATCGTGCGTGACCAAAACGGGCAGGTTCTGCTCGGTTCGAAGGGGGCGGATGCCTCGAGCTTCCCACCGTCCACGAAACGCGGCTTTCTTCGAACCGCAACGCACCAGCTCTATTACGATACGAGCTTCGACGGGAACCTGACGATTGCCGTCGCCGAACCGCTTGACCATCGCACGGAATTGTCACGCAAGATGCTGTTGGGCCTCGTGCTGCCGCTGATCGTGGTGATCCCTCTCAGCCTGCTCGCGATATACCTCGCGGTGCGCCGCTCCTTACGGCCGGTGCGCGCGCTTAGGCACGAGCTGGCCAATCGCGGCGCGCAGGATTTGTCGCCCGTCACCGACAGTGGCCTGCCGACCGAACTTCTCCCGATTTCGGCAGGTGTCAACCAGCTTCTCGACCGCCTGACGGCAGCGTTCCACGCCGAGCGCGCCTTTGCGGCCAATGCCGCGCACGAGCTTCGTACGCCGGTGGCCGGCGCAATCGCGCAGGCGCAACGCATTCGCTCCGAAACCAAGGAAAAGCTGACGAGCCAGCGGGCGACGGAGATCGAAACGACGCTGAAGCGGTTGATGCGCATATCTGAGAAGCTGATGCAGCTTGCTCGCGCTGAAGGCGGACGTCTACAAAGTGACCAGCCGTCCGATCTCAGAACCGTCCTGCAGATGGTCCTTCAGGATTTTGCCCGGGCCGGAGAGGGGCGCGTCTTGCTGGCACTGCCGACGGCGCCGGTGCGTTCGATGCTGGATCCGGACGCAGTCGGCATTCTCTGCCGCAACCTGATTGAAAACGCGCTGAAACACGGGGCGCAAGATGGAAAGGTTGAGGTTTCACTTCAGCTTGGCGGCCTGCTGAGTGTTGCCAATGACGGCCCGATACTGCCCCCAGACGCTGTAGACAGGCTGATGCGGCGCTTTGAGCGCGGGAACGTTGAGATCGGGGGAAGCGGTGTCGGGCTTGCTATCGTCACGGCCATCGCCGATCGCATTGGAGCCGATGTGACGATTGTGTCTCCGCGACCCGAGAGGAACGAAGGTGTGCAGGTTGAAATAAAGCTACCCGTGTGGTCGCCGAGGCTGAGTGTTTAG
- a CDS encoding helix-turn-helix domain-containing protein, translated as MEAADLLGLNRNTLRKKIRELGVSVYRSSRTA; from the coding sequence ATCGAGGCGGCCGATCTTCTCGGTCTCAACCGCAACACCTTGCGCAAGAAGATCAGGGAACTTGGCGTCTCGGTCTACAGGAGTTCCCGCACCGCCTGA
- a CDS encoding aldo/keto reductase, translated as MEYRRLGKSGLKVSEFSFGSWVTFGKQVNGGDAVDLMKLAYDNGVNFFDNAEGYESGKSEIVMGEALKSLGWSRDSFVVSSKVFWGGQKPTQRGLSRKHVTDACHAALKRLQVDYLDLYFCHRPDIDTPVEETVRAMHDLVAQGKVLYWGTSEWSAQQLTEAYAVARDLRITPPTMEQPQYNIFERQKVESDYLPLYDLIGLGTTIWSPLASGVLTGKYNNGVPADSRMNLPGYEWLKEKWSSDAGRAQLKQVGELAKLADEIGLSITHLALLWCLANRNVSTVILGASRASQLQDNLAALSHRHKMTPDVLDRIDTIVGNKPEEPRRF; from the coding sequence ATGGAATATCGACGTTTGGGAAAGTCAGGCCTGAAAGTGAGCGAGTTCTCCTTCGGTTCATGGGTGACGTTCGGCAAGCAGGTCAATGGAGGCGACGCCGTCGACCTCATGAAGCTTGCCTATGACAACGGGGTGAACTTCTTCGACAATGCCGAAGGATACGAAAGCGGCAAGTCCGAAATCGTCATGGGCGAGGCGCTCAAATCGCTTGGCTGGAGCCGCGACAGCTTCGTCGTCTCGAGCAAGGTCTTCTGGGGCGGCCAGAAGCCGACGCAGCGCGGCCTGTCGCGCAAGCATGTGACCGATGCCTGTCACGCCGCATTGAAGAGGCTTCAGGTCGACTACCTCGACCTCTATTTCTGCCATCGCCCGGATATCGATACGCCGGTCGAGGAAACGGTGCGGGCGATGCACGATCTCGTTGCCCAGGGCAAGGTGCTCTACTGGGGGACGTCGGAATGGTCCGCGCAGCAATTGACGGAAGCCTACGCCGTGGCTCGCGACTTGCGCATCACGCCGCCGACAATGGAGCAGCCGCAATACAACATCTTCGAACGTCAGAAGGTCGAGTCCGACTATCTGCCGCTCTATGACCTCATCGGCCTCGGCACCACGATCTGGTCGCCGCTCGCCTCGGGCGTCCTGACCGGCAAATACAATAATGGTGTGCCAGCCGACAGCCGCATGAACCTGCCGGGATACGAATGGCTGAAGGAAAAGTGGTCCAGCGATGCTGGCCGCGCTCAGCTCAAACAAGTTGGTGAGCTTGCAAAGCTCGCGGACGAGATCGGCCTGTCGATCACGCATCTCGCTTTGTTGTGGTGCCTCGCCAATCGCAACGTCTCCACCGTCATTCTCGGCGCCTCGCGCGCCAGCCAGTTGCAGGACAATCTCGCGGCGCTTTCGCACAGGCACAAGATGACGCCTGACGTGCTGGACCGGATCGACACGATTGTTGGAAACAAACCGGAAGAACCACGTCGTTTCTAA